TGTAGCTTTTGGTGCCAAGACGTCACCAAGATGCTTTGTGGATTTTCTGCTCGAAGAATGTAGCAAAGGTTTTTATAAGGAAGAGGTAATCTTCTCAACCATGATCCAGACCCACATACTTCGATGTAATGAGTTACAGACAGAATGACATATCCGCTTGGTGAGGAGTTGTACCAACATGACCGTGGTGTGTTGCCTGGTGACCATGGAGAGTTAGGGACTGCAAAAAATGGTAGCATGTAAGCTATTTCTGCATATTCGTTTAATGAACACATAGTTACTTCAACATTTCCTTGATTTTTAGTGATAATCCAAAAATCTAGGTGCTTTCTTGCATAATTTGCCAGCACCTTAATGACGGTGGAGTGGTTCAATTCTGTCTGATCTTGTTAAATTTGCTACTACAGGCTAGCAGATGGAGATGGGCGTGGAGGCATGAGGACACATCAGAAAGAATTAGCCTTGGCTGAATTGGTATCCGGTATACTAAGatgtattgaactatttgttcGATGTTGCATGAATAAAGGTTTGTTTTCGTTTCTCTCAAATATTGTTGATTTCGGTACTGCACATGCTGTGAATTGGGACAAAAGGACCTCTGATGATTATTGTTTTCATGAATCTTGTCCATATTTGCAAATTGATGTATTTCACTACGCATGGATAGGCTGCCAAATAAAGCAAAAATATATATTTAGAACGCCAAACATGTGGATGTTAAAAACGACTCGTCAATATGGTGAATGTTAAAACGACTCGTCAATCCTCTTACACATCGTCCAAAAACTTATAACGCCAAACATGTTTTACACATGATGGCTTCGTCTATTTATCACACAGACGCACGCACGCGCGTGCGCAGTCGCTTTTGCTATAATGTAGGCGCCTGGATTTTTTTTCTAGTACAATCaatttccttttcttctttttcatgcgcatttacttttgttatttcttcttctttcttccgAGTCGGCTTTTCCTTTGTGTGTATGTGGGCGTGTGGgtttatgcgtgtgtgtgtgtgcacgcgcaTGTGTGTGTCATGTATGCGAATGCATGTGTGtgtagtgtgtgtgtgcatgtgcaATATCAATGCGAAACGTAAATCATCTTCGATGTGTTCGTGTGTGTACATGCGCGTGAGACGAACTGTCAATATCAGATGAGGTGATTAATCTCCGAAGATAAATGCAAGTATTATGTAATATGTGCACAAATTATACTATTGTAAAAAAATCACACTATTATATGATCATTCTTACATATTGTGAAAATGTGCAATTTCTGTTCAACTTTTTGTCATCATCTCTATATATATATTTCATTTAATTTTCTAGGGTAATGAAAATGTCTTTAGTTGACTAAAGTTTTTAATATTATTATagttttaattttaattttaatttttgtATAGTCTTGCCGGAAAATAAATGACTGTCATGTTAAAAAAATCAGTCACCTGTTAATCAGAGAAAGAAGGCAGATGTGCCTTTGGATCCCAATCAGACGGTGGAGTGCGAATTGACTGAAAATCAAGATAAATTTTTTTGCAAGGAAAAATCAAGATAATTTAAGTCAATAGTCAGCCCAAAAATAGTGCATAAAATAATTAATGCCATAGAAACCCAATCTTATCTTTCAGAACTCGATATATTTAGCAATTTCCGTAACAGAAAAGATATATTTAGCAATATCTTCACGATGCACCAAAGATATAACTGTAGGGAAAGAATTGTGGGGTAGTAAGATACACACTGCTAAAAAATAGCATTAATGAAATTGACAGTCATCTTGATATACACACTTCGACCGCATAACGCTCTAATATAAATGGGGATGAAGGGAACCCATCTTGAATACTAAACGAAACGTAGATCTGCAAGACTTGTATTTGTAACCAGATAGCTAGCGTCTGTCTCTTCCCCTGTTCAGCCAGATTGCTAAGATGGGGAGTTCCAGTCGCCACAGCTCCATTTCCCTTGCAGTCATCTTGGTCTTTGCCGTCCTGCTGCTCAACGCTGATCTAGGGTCGTGCGGCTGCTTCAAGCGCATCTTCTCCTTCGGCGACTCCATCACCGACACCGGCAACTTCGCGTACATCAGCCGCAACAGTCCGCCGGGTCCGCCCTCAGTGCCCCCTTACGGAGAGACCTACTTCCACCGCCCCACGGGCCGTGCCTCCGATGGGCGTCTCATCATCGACTTTTACGGTGAGTACGTACATGCATGCGCGCATGTGTGTTCGAACAGTTCGAAATTAATCCGTGTGCATGCTGAGTTTGGTGCCTGATGTTGTGTCAGCGCAAGCGTTGGGCCTGCCGTTGCTGCCGCCGAGCATTCCCGAGGAGAAGACGGGGAAGTTCCCGACCGGTGCCAACTTTGCCGTTTTTGGCGCTATTGCGCTCAACCCCAAGTACTTCATGTCAAGGTACAACTTCAGTCTGCAGCGCGGGTGCCTCGACGAGCAGCTGGCTTCTTTCAAGAAAGTGCTCGCACGGATTGCTCCGGGAGATGGTACGTAACGCATGCAAAAACATACGTTACGGTCAGCTTACCATATTCTAATTACGCCACTTGTCTGCATGCACATGTACTCCATATGTGTTCTTGGTCAACTTATTCTTTTTTTTGGCTGTCATCAGCTGCCACCAAGAGTCTCCTGAGCGAATCCCTGGTCGTCTTTGGCGAGATCGGTGGCAACGACTACAACTTCTGGTTCTTCGATCATACGCACAGCCGGGACACGGCCAAGGAGTACATACCGGACGTGATTGCTCGCATAGGCGCTGGTGTCCAAGAGGTGATCAACCTCGGTGCCAAGACGGTCCTTGTCCCAGGGAACTTCCCCATCGGGTGCGTGCCGGTTTACCTGAGTGGTAACAAGAGCTACACGTCCACGGACCACGACCAGTACGGTTGCCTCAAGTGGTTCAACGCGTTCTCCCAGATGCACAACCAGTTACTGAAACAAGAGATCACCAAGCTCAAGTCACAGAACCCCGGCGTGAAGATCATCTACGGCGACTACTACGGTGCCTTCATGGAGTTCGTCAAGAATCCTAGCAGGAATGGCATTGACAAGCCTCTGGTGGCGTGTTGTGGTGGCGATG
This sequence is a window from Aegilops tauschii subsp. strangulata cultivar AL8/78 chromosome 7, Aet v6.0, whole genome shotgun sequence. Protein-coding genes within it:
- the LOC109776352 gene encoding GDSL esterase/lipase At1g28600-like, yielding MGSSSRHSSISLAVILVFAVLLLNADLGSCGCFKRIFSFGDSITDTGNFAYISRNSPPGPPSVPPYGETYFHRPTGRASDGRLIIDFYAQALGLPLLPPSIPEEKTGKFPTGANFAVFGAIALNPKYFMSRYNFSLQRGCLDEQLASFKKVLARIAPGDAATKSLLSESLVVFGEIGGNDYNFWFFDHTHSRDTAKEYIPDVIARIGAGVQEVINLGAKTVLVPGNFPIGCVPVYLSGNKSYTSTDHDQYGCLKWFNAFSQMHNQLLKQEITKLKSQNPGVKIIYGDYYGAFMEFVKNPSRNGIDKPLVACCGGDGPYGTGHLCDQNAKVCPDPSRFANWDQIHMTEKAYSVIANGVVNGPYADIPLLHAC